ATACAAAAACAGAAGTTAGCTATTGGATTCTTTTATTTTCATCAGGTATATTGTTAAAGACATCTTCCTCTGTATCAAATCCCTCGGGATTCCAACATTCCTCTGGATATCCTTCTTCCTCAAATACTGTTCTTAAATGTTCAATGGCTTCATACCAAGTATCAAATTGCGAAAAGGAATATGGAGGATGACCTTCATCATTCCAAACAATCCATGTCTCCTTTGATAATCGTGTGGCATAATAAGAAGCATCAGGAGGGATTCGAAAGACTTCAAACGTACTCTCCATGACTTCATTCCAGGATGCAAAACCTAATTGCTTCGCAAAATCCTTATAGTTTCCACTCGAAAATGTTTTGAGGAATTTAAAGATACGGTCCATTAATTCCTTTCCCCCTTTTTAGCATTTAATCTATAACATATAAAAACTTAGTTACATAAGCTAAGTTATAAGAAGTAAATTAACTCTTCATTTTTCATCCGACCAAGGACTATACTTTTTTAGTTGATTTTTAGCTTCTCTAATGATCTCTTGAAGCAGCACTTCCTCTGTTACTTCTAAGTCATTATCCTCATACTGAAAATTATCGATCAAATCACTTATATAAACCCAGGCTACTAGCTCTTCGGGACAGTCCAGTTCGCAAAACATATTATACAGTTCATAAGCTTCCGTTATAGCCATGTCTTCATCTTGTGTAATTTTTTGAAGTCGCGTATAGATCATGTAATCTATACATTCTTGTTCAGAGGGGATAGTTATTTTTAATTCTCCTATAGCCCGTTTAAAGTACTCTTCAACCTCAAATATATTATATGGGCTTTGAAGGGATGCTAAGATGTAAAGGGATGGAGATTCATAATCCTTCTCTAGCATGCAAAGGGCCCAAGGTAAATAATGTTGTTCTGCTGTTACATTATTTCTGTAAATATCATAAAAGAGTTTCCGTGTATCCATAATTCATCTCTTTTCTAAATTCTTTTAAATTCCTTTTAGATATATGCAATTTATTAAGGTTAAAATGATTTTAAGATTGACCTTAGATTACCCAAGGCACTTCTATCTCAAAATTCAGCTGAAGGACAGGATTAGTGAATCCATCAGGAACGAATTCTAAATCATTTGAAAAACTAACCTTTAGAGTATTGCTTATTTCAATGACTTCATCCGTCCCTATGGCTTCAGTAATGCATTCAGGAGAGATTATACCTACAATATGATAGCAGCCGATATATAAGTGTAACCCATTCTCTTCAGGTTCAAAATGAGAAACATGATTACATTTTGAAGGATTAACACCTAATCTATTAAAAATTTGAAACTCTACTTCTGATAGAGATTCCATAGCCTGATAAAAGTTTAAGCAATATAAACAACCACATAAATCCCAATCATTTAAATATTGTTTTTTAGTTCCTTCAATATCAATTTCCAAAATCCAATTGTTTATTTTTATCGTTTGGTACAAGGTCTTCACTTCCTCTTCTCGTCTTTACAAAATTTAAATTGTACATATTAGACAATAATAGCTAACCTCTAGTTATTTAGTTTGAAATACAACAAAAAAGAGGGTAAATTGTTATATAGTAAATCATCTATATCCCCTCTTAAATAAAGGGACATAGATATTTATATTACTTTATCTAAATTAGAATTGTCTGTCAGCTTCATCTATCCAATGGTAGTATTTTTTATAAAGAGGATGTATTCGTTCTACATCGAGAGCGATAAGTTCACACCCTCGGTCATCGTAGACAAAGAAAATAATGTCTTTTGTAATGTTTACAAAGAAAACATCAGGATAACCAACGGGGTAACCTCCGAACTTTGGTTTTAATGGAAAGTCTTCATTACTTGCTGCTTTTAGTAATTCATTTACACGTATATCCTTACGTTTGCATAGTAGAGAAAATTGTTACATCTCGTATTCTTCTGCTTTATCTACCTCGAATGGGTAAGGGTATGTCTTCACCTGAATTTGATTTAAATAACGTTTATGCTTAAGAAACGGTTGATATACCTTCAACTTCCTTGGGTATTTCCCTTCCGTTTTATGCTTGTATACATTTGTTACAAGAAATAAATCATCATTTGGTTCAAATAATTCATTAAAGATGGTAAAAGTTTGTTTATATACAAGTCTAAATAGATCCAGATTCAGTTCGTTATTTTCTTTAAATTGATAAATATCCTTACCAAGTGAAAAGTGGATTCCAGTGTTCCATTGATAATAAATACTAGGAACTAATTCGAGAGTTGGAAACTTTATCTCTAAATAATCCTTTATTTTCATTTATACATTCTCGCTTTCATTTATATGGGATAATTTATTATTGTATCTAACAAGTATATAATCTTAACCTATTATAAGTTACATTGGTGGATAAGAAGATAAAGAGTAGGCCTATAAATGAAGGAGCAATTATATGGAATTTAATAAATTAATACCAGAACTATCAGTGAAAGATATTCAGAAATCAAAAAGATTTTACTTAGATATACTTGGATTTCAACTTATTTATGAACGTATAGAGGACCAATTTGCATTTATTTCATTAAATGGTGCTCAGATGATGATTGAGCAATGTAATGGGCATTGGCAAACTGGTAAACTTGAGTATCCGTATGGTCGAGGAATTAATTTTCAAATTGAGATAGAAAATATAGAAATTCTTTTAGAAAATTTAAAGAAACATAACATTCCACTTTTTAGGGATCTTATGACAAATTGTTATAGTGGATTTACTCAAAAGGAGTTTATAGTTCAAGACCTCGATGGCTATTTGTTAAGATTTTGCCAGTCATACTAAGGCGCAATTATTGAATTATTTTTTCTCTTTTGAACATAAAACTATTTTAACTTATATACATGATATATAAAGTTGGTTTACATAAAACATATTATAGGAAATAAAAGCCGTTGGAATCCTTATTTCCAATGGCTTTTTGACTATGTATAACTGCAGATTAAAACTTTAGTTTCTCTCTTCATATTACCCCTAAAATAGCAACTATTATAATTGATAAAACTATACTTAATAACAAAGATATAATCCAATCTTTTTTTGCTGTCAGCTTAAAAATTATATTTAAGAATGAACTAATGAAAAACAAAATAAAAAAACACATAAAAGCATAATAAGTTCCATTTTCCCCCTCCTTAAATCATCTCCATTTCCTCTCCTTTAAATTCCTTTTACTTCCACTTTATTAAAAAGTAAACCATAAAGCACTATATATAAACTATACAAACGAAAACCTCGTTGAAGAAAAACAAAGGTTTTAATACCGATTAATTCCTTTTCAAACTTCTTTTTTATAAAAAACATAAAAAATAATAAATCTGCCCAAACGTACGTATGCAGCACTAAAATACTTTGTTACGATTTATCTTGTTCAATAGATTGATTATAGAATTGAGAGGAGAATGAAATGTCTAGATTGTTATATAAAATAGGTGGCTGGTCTGCCAAACATAAGTTTAAAGTCCTTGGTGGTTGGATTATTATAATGATTGCCATCCCAGGAATTGCCTTTTCGATGAAACCAGCGTTCAATGAGGAGATGACCATTCCGGGCACACCTTCTGAAAAAGCAGCTGATATCATTTCTAAAGAATTTCCATCTACACCTAATTTCGGGTCGATAAGGATGATTTTCGGTGCTAGTGAGAACGAGAAACTTGATTCAAAAGAGGCTCAAAAAGCTATCTCAGATGCGCTTGCTAAAATCTCGCAGGATAAATCAGTAAAATCTATTGCGAATCCTTATGAAGTAGGCACCATCAATAGTGATGCTACTGTTGCCTATGCCGATATTACTTATAAAGAAAAAGCTGAAGATATAACTGAAAAAGCTAAAGAACTAGTAAAAGATAGTGCCAAGATGACAGAAGATCAAGGTATTCAAACAGAATTAAGTGGAGATATTACAGCTTTCAACCTTGAGATTGGAGGCATATCTGAAGTAATCGGAATTGTTATGGCATTTATCGTGTTAATTGTCATGTTCACTTCATTTCTGATAGCAGGATTACCTATTTTTACTGCTTTAATTGGATTAGCTACAAGCTTAGGAATTACATTTTTAGCTACTAATTTCTTCGATATCTCGTCCGTAAGTATGACACTATCCATTATGGTTGGTTTAGCAGTGGGTATAGACTATGCATTATTTATTTTCTCTAAGCACAGACAACAGCTATCTGAAGACATAGATATTCATGAATCAATTGCCCGAGCAACGGGAACAGCTGGGGGAGCTGTTTTATTTGCTGGTTTGACTGTAATGGTAGCGCTCTGCGGTTTAACTGTAGTTGGCGTACCATTTCTCGCAGTCATGGGTTTAACAGCAGCTATCAGTGTTTTAATGGCCATGCTTATCTCTATTACGTTAGTTCCAGCTGTTTTAGGTTGGATAGGAAAGAGGATGAAACCTAATCAGAATAGGTCGGGCATTTTTCGATTTATTACAAAAGGAAGAGAAAAGAGACAAAAGCAATCAACCAACTGGTGGGGAAGATTCCTCAAACGTCAGCCATTGTTGATTACTATTATTAGTATTTTACTTCTATTGACTATTAGTGTACCTGCCCTTCATCTAAGATTAGGTCTTCCAGATGATGGAATGAAAGCTGAAGACACGCCAGAAAGACAAGCTTATGATTTAATGGCAGAAGGGTTCGGTAAAGGAGTTAATGGTCCACTCGTTGCCTTGATTGATGCATCTAATACAAATGGAAATAAAATAGATGTGATCAATACAATTGCTAAAAAATTAACAGAATTAGACAATGTGTCTAGTGCAACTCCCCCCGTACCAAGTGAAAGTGGAGACTACGCAATTGTCAATATCACACCTAAAACTGGACCTAACGATGAAGAGACGACAAACTTAGTACATGATATTCGAGATATTACGGCATCAGATAGCAAAGGTAGTCCACACATATATGTGACGGGTATGACTGCAATTAATATTGATATAGCCGAAAAACTAAATGACGCTATACCGTTATTTGCTGGTTTAATTGTAGGATTTGCTTTCTTACTACTGTTAGTTGTATTCCGATCTTTACTCGTTCCACTGACTGCAGTACTAGGTTTCCTATTAACTATGACGGCTACGCTAGGATTTGCGGTCTTCATTTTACAGGATGGTTATTTGGGTAAATTATTCGGAATTCCAGCAGAAGGACCTATTTTAGCCTTCCTACCCATTCTTGTAATAGGTATCTTGTTTGGTCTTGCTATGGACTATCAAGTCTTCCTTGTTAGCCGTATGAGAGAGGAATACGTGAGCACAGGAAATGCAAGAAAATCTGTTCAAGCTGGTATCAAGTTCAGTGGCCCTGTTGTTACAGCTGCTGGATTAATTATGATTTTCGTGTTTGCGGGCTTTATATTCGCAGGGGACGTAATGATTAAATCAATGGGATTAGCTCTCGCATTTGGTGTTTTATTTGATGCTTTTGTTGTTAGATTGACCATCATCCCAGGTCTTATGATACTTATGGGTAAAGCATCTTGGTACTTACCAAAATGGTTAGATAAAATTATTCCAAATGTGGATATTGAAGGACATAAATTAAACGAAGTACTCAAAAAAGAAGCAAGCGAAAAAGGAAAAAAGCATAGCTTAAGTTATGACAAGTAATAAGGAGACCTCTACCTGGTGTAGAGGTCTTTTTATTACCTGCTTCATTATTTTTACTTACTGATATTCCAGAAATCTATTTTAAACATTTCTAACTTTTTATTGGAGGAACTGTAGTGATACTTATGATTATTTATTCAGTGAATCTTAGCTTTCTATATGTATTATTTATAATAACCTTAAAAAGAAAATCATAGTTAAGTCACAAAAAGAAGAGATGAATCATCTCTTCTTTTTTCTTTGCGAGTCCGCGTTCACTTTATAAATGAATGATACCGGATTGAATGGCTACAGCTACAGCTTCAGTTCTTGAATCAACTCCTAATTTATTATAGATACTGGTTAATTTAGACTTTACTGTTCTCTCTGCAATCCCTATGTCATAAGCAATTTCTCTACTTGTAGAACCATGTGCAACAGCTTGTAAAATGGTCATTTCTCTTGGTGTTAACATTATCTTAGCTTTACTTTGCTCTTTTCGAAGTTTTGTCTTATAGTTTTGAATTCGCTCTGTGATTTCAGGTTGTAGCAAAGTCTCTCCCCTAATGGCTGAATCGATGGATTCAAATAAAGTATCTATACCTGTATCCTTTAATAAATACCCCTTCGCTCCTGCTTCAATTCCTTCCATCATCAATTGATCCTCGTTATAAGTAGTAAGGATAACAATAGGGATTTCAGGATTTGTTCTTCTTATTTCCTTAATGGCTTCTAATCCACTCATTACTGGCATATACAAGTCCATTAAAATGACATCTGGCTTTAGTTTTTCTACTAGATCAATAGCCATTCTCCCATTTTCGGCTTCCCCTACAATTACATATTTATCACTTGTTTCAATAAGTAGTTTAAGACCCTCTCTCACTACAAGGTGATCATCTACAATTAATATTCTATGTTGCATTTACTCAGCTCCTTGCAGTGGGATGTTAATTTGTACATTTGTTCCTTTATCCTTCTTACTATCAATGTCTACTTTTCCTCCTATAATACGTACTCTTTCTCGAATACCTAACAAGCCATAATGACCATCCTTGTTTATTTTCATATCAGTATTAAAACCGATCCCATCATCTTTCACTGAAATGAAAAGAACCTTTTCCTTTTCTTCAATCCTTATCCAAATATTTGTGGCTTTTGCATGACGTGCTATGTTTGATAAACATTCGCTTATAACACGTAAACAGTGTTCTGATATCGTACTGGAAAGCTGTTGCATCACCCTGAATTCAAAATGACATTCTAGTCCGGTTGCAACAGTAAAATGCTGTACTTCCTCTATAATAGATTGTTGGAAGTCGTACTTTTCTTTAGTATTCAGGCGTAAATTATCAATCGTTAATCGAGCATCAGCTAATAATTCACTCACTCTCTTCATAGATTGCACGATAATTTCTTTTGCTCTTTGATCATTTCCCTTAGTGAGGTAGACATTCGTTGCTTCTAATTGCATTTTTAGTCCAGCCATCCCTTGTGCTAATGTGTCATGTAAATCCCTTGCCATCCTTTGACGCTCGTTATGTAGCGTGAGCCGTTCAACTTGTTGGTGAGCC
This sequence is a window from Priestia filamentosa. Protein-coding genes within it:
- a CDS encoding sensor histidine kinase; translated protein: MNSPSYDKTPNEKEYNNMIAARLPGLIWIVIAYTVSLILKIKTVPAIEQYVIFTILILLFTTIYCYSNLFLPGRFWMYFVLQSFIVYISAFFTQDIPVIIITLYPLLVGQAIGTTGRKKNYLFLMILVLFTINTLVMVPLEIIDTFLLITLPTMVIIVSYAVIFFNQVNARIRTQYMLEEVELAHQQVERLTLHNERQRMARDLHDTLAQGMAGLKMQLEATNVYLTKGNDQRAKEIIVQSMKRVSELLADARLTIDNLRLNTKEKYDFQQSIIEEVQHFTVATGLECHFEFRVMQQLSSTISEHCLRVISECLSNIARHAKATNIWIRIEEKEKVLFISVKDDGIGFNTDMKINKDGHYGLLGIRERVRIIGGKVDIDSKKDKGTNVQINIPLQGAE
- a CDS encoding bleomycin resistance protein translates to MEFNKLIPELSVKDIQKSKRFYLDILGFQLIYERIEDQFAFISLNGAQMMIEQCNGHWQTGKLEYPYGRGINFQIEIENIEILLENLKKHNIPLFRDLMTNCYSGFTQKEFIVQDLDGYLLRFCQSY
- a CDS encoding MMPL family transporter, coding for MSRLLYKIGGWSAKHKFKVLGGWIIIMIAIPGIAFSMKPAFNEEMTIPGTPSEKAADIISKEFPSTPNFGSIRMIFGASENEKLDSKEAQKAISDALAKISQDKSVKSIANPYEVGTINSDATVAYADITYKEKAEDITEKAKELVKDSAKMTEDQGIQTELSGDITAFNLEIGGISEVIGIVMAFIVLIVMFTSFLIAGLPIFTALIGLATSLGITFLATNFFDISSVSMTLSIMVGLAVGIDYALFIFSKHRQQLSEDIDIHESIARATGTAGGAVLFAGLTVMVALCGLTVVGVPFLAVMGLTAAISVLMAMLISITLVPAVLGWIGKRMKPNQNRSGIFRFITKGREKRQKQSTNWWGRFLKRQPLLITIISILLLLTISVPALHLRLGLPDDGMKAEDTPERQAYDLMAEGFGKGVNGPLVALIDASNTNGNKIDVINTIAKKLTELDNVSSATPPVPSESGDYAIVNITPKTGPNDEETTNLVHDIRDITASDSKGSPHIYVTGMTAINIDIAEKLNDAIPLFAGLIVGFAFLLLLVVFRSLLVPLTAVLGFLLTMTATLGFAVFILQDGYLGKLFGIPAEGPILAFLPILVIGILFGLAMDYQVFLVSRMREEYVSTGNARKSVQAGIKFSGPVVTAAGLIMIFVFAGFIFAGDVMIKSMGLALAFGVLFDAFVVRLTIIPGLMILMGKASWYLPKWLDKIIPNVDIEGHKLNEVLKKEASEKGKKHSLSYDK
- a CDS encoding response regulator transcription factor; translated protein: MQHRILIVDDHLVVREGLKLLIETSDKYVIVGEAENGRMAIDLVEKLKPDVILMDLYMPVMSGLEAIKEIRRTNPEIPIVILTTYNEDQLMMEGIEAGAKGYLLKDTGIDTLFESIDSAIRGETLLQPEITERIQNYKTKLRKEQSKAKIMLTPREMTILQAVAHGSTSREIAYDIGIAERTVKSKLTSIYNKLGVDSRTEAVAVAIQSGIIHL